GTAATCTTGATCAATAAAATAAGACACATTCTCATGACAAAATATTCgctataaaatattttcaatttacACAGAAGAAATACTAGTGAATAAAGAAATCTATCTCCCTTAACAAAGCGAAGGAGCACAGTGCATCCAGAATTTATTATCACAAAAATAACCAAATAAAGACGGATGCAACTTCTACGAAGCCGAAACTCTAATCACCATTGTGTTTAGATGTTGTATCTGCTTGTCTTCAACATTTCATGGCAACACATCAATATGCTTTCGATTGAGTACTTGATCTCTTCGAAGTAAATCATCAACTCCGGTGTTTACTCTCCTGCGACGTCTATATTCATCAATCCCTTCGCAGTAACTATTCACTCTTATTTATAAGGTGTCTTTGCCCTAGATCTTCTTCTTTAATATATACCAACAAAATTCTAGACATTTTTTCCCTAATTATCAATATCATTCTTTCTTTTTTGAGaaattattaatatcaattccattattttaaaatacataaaataatatgttttgcttaaatttttaaattttactctctccaattttctttttttttttcaaaaaaaaaaaaaaaaaacaaatttggtTCTCCCATTTCCCTAAAAGATTTACACGTTAAAGGACACAtcgaacaaatttttttttttttgttaatacaAAACAAAATGTGGCCAGAAGATGATGAAACTCATGCAAAGCCTCAGACGAACACATGCATAAAGCTTTGCTAATTAAACAAGACAAAAACTCCTTTCCCCACCGTTTTGACGTTGGAATTCTTGGCTTTTTTGCCATTAATTAACTCACCCGACGAGCATTACACAAAGATTCCTTGCTTTTTATTCAACAACCACCGAGGTATGGAAGTAGCGAAAAATTGACCAGCTAGGACAGCCAGCAATGGTTGGAAAGCAATAATAAGGATAGAACAATCGAAATATAATATCTGAAATACATGATGAGGTACAATTTAAACGTAGGTTACATGGCGCTTGTGTTATTGttcggtttaaaatatttgagttgcactgtTACTACAAACTATAGCTTTTGTTAAACCAGAAAACTCTCGATCTAACAATTAGTATAAGAGTCAGCGTCAAGAGTTCTAAGTATAATTGTGGGGAGGGGATTTTTGATATGCAATAATTACTCCTGGTAGGTATAACAATCGAAACGTGACACTTATGTTGTCGTATAGTATAAAAGAGTTGAGTTGTACTATTACCACtaattataaatattgataAAAAGAGACAAATGTTcggttttatatatattataatttaattaattaatgagacTCTCAAGCAATCACATTTTGTGTAATTTATATCTGAAATTTGAACCCAAAAGTTGACGAGTCTTGGGACCTCAGCTGCCACTAGGCAACAAAATCCTTGGCATTTTCATTTGAAGTAATTGACAAATTACGTGGGACCCTTTGAATTCAAACTACGTTTGTTCTTTGTGTCTCTCTCACTCTCTCTTGCAATAAGATGATGAAACATGTGGTTTAAAAGCGTGGGACCCACAAGACCCTGCATGGCTGACTCGTGGACTAAACACCATTTCCCCTATATAAAAGGCCCTCACTCTCCTTCGAAAGACCGTCGAATTGCTTGCAATTTCAAGGTAGtatcagtatatatatataacaaactcCATTGTTATTTCTTGCATTTCTGGGATAATCCTCTGAGGGgttttctcgattttttttctcatttctgCTGATCTTCTTCTTTTGCAGAGAGATAAAGAAGAAGGTGGTTTTCGAACATGACGACGAATCATAACTGCTGCGACAAACAGAACGTGAAAAAGGGGCTGTGGTCGCCTGAGGAAGATGAAAAGCTCATGAACTTCATCAATAAATACGGCCATGGCTGCTGGAGTACCATGCCAAGATATGCAGGTCTGTCAATgtatttacacacacacacacacaaacgcAAGGGTTTTTGTATGTGAAATGTGCATGCACACACAGACACGCAATCTTACATATTACATGTGTTGTATTTATTgtcttaaaatttttaacaacCTGCAGGGCTGCAAAGATGCGGGAAGAGTTGCAGGCTGAGATGGATAAATTACCTGAGGCCCGATCTAAAGAGAGGGACTTTCACTCCACAAGAAGCAGCTCTTGTGATTGAATGTCACAAGCTTGTGGGAAACAAGTaactatatatataagaattattTTCTTGATTATGCTGTCAAATTATTTAAAGGTACTTTCATTTTAGGTCAATGACATTTTGTCTATTTCTTGAAGGTGGTCTCATATATCTCATTTTCTCCCCGGGAGAACAGACAATGAAATCAAGAACTTTTGGAACTCGGGCTTGAAAAAAAAGATCGTGGCCCATCAGAAACATGTCCAAGCTCTGAagaccgccgccgccgccgccgccgacTTTGCTCAAAATAAAAAACTGTACTATGTGAATCCAAATCCCCAGATCAATCATCAGATGTTCAATATGAATCCGATAATCCAACCAGCTCCGGTCACCTATACCCAATGTTTCGACCCCAATATGTCGCTGCCTGTCCAAGTTTATGTCCCTGCCCCATTCGAGGATCAAGCTCCGGTTCCGGTTCAAGCTTCTCCTTTTCCAGATCTGCCTGCTGCATGGCCTGTACCAGACAATAATCCTCAAATTTCAACTCAAAGCAATCAGAACTTAACCCTTCATTATCAATATGATGACGACTTCATATCTCAATTTGATTATCAAAACCCACCATTTCTTAATGATGGTAACTTTTTAAACCCTAATCGAGATTCATCACCAACACCCGCTGTCGTTTCTTTTCTTCCAGAACTCGACAAAACAGGAAGCAAAGAATTAGGTGTGCCCCTTTCATCTGCTGCCCAGGACCAAGTTTTAGGACAACCATTGATTGCTGAAAATCAAGGGATGCATGCCTACAGAAGCCATGAAATGAAGGTGCCTCCGCATCATATCGATTTCATTGAATTTGGTGTGCCCCTTTCATCTACTGCTCATGAACAGGTTGTGGAGCAACCATTAATTACTGAAAATCAAGAGATGCATGTCTTTGGAATCCTTGAAATGATGGTGCCTGCGCATCATATCGACTTCATTGAATCTCGTATGGCTTCGTTTATGGCATCAACTCCATCCTCCACATCGTCGCCCCCCTCCTCCAACTATCAGCAGCCGGAATATCATTTCATGGCTCCATCGCCAAGCAGCGACGCTTTCCACATGGACCCTGGTGCTGCAACCGCTTCAAGCTCGTGGGAATTCTCTGAGTTCGTGTAGAAAATAAGTTTAATCCCTGT
This sequence is a window from Primulina tabacum isolate GXHZ01 chromosome 17, ASM2559414v2, whole genome shotgun sequence. Protein-coding genes within it:
- the LOC142531783 gene encoding uncharacterized protein LOC142531783 — translated: MTTNHNCCDKQNVKKGLWSPEEDEKLMNFINKYGHGCWSTMPRYAGLQRCGKSCRLRWINYLRPDLKRGTFTPQEAALVIECHKLVGNKWSHISHFLPGRTDNEIKNFWNSGLKKKIVAHQKHVQALKTAAAAAADFAQNKKLYYVNPNPQINHQMFNMNPIIQPAPVTYTQCFDPNMSLPVQVYVPAPFEDQAPVPVQASPFPDLPAAWPVPDNNPQISTQSNQNLTLHYQYDDDFISQFDYQNPPFLNDGNFLNPNRDSSPTPAVVSFLPELDKTGSKELGVPLSSAAQDQVLGQPLIAENQGMHAYRSHEMKVPPHHIDFIEFGVPLSSTAHEQVVEQPLITENQEMHVFGILEMMVPAHHIDFIESRMASFMASTPSSTSSPPSSNYQQPEYHFMAPSPSSDAFHMDPGAATASSSWEFSEFV